One genomic region from Asterias amurensis chromosome 7, ASM3211899v1 encodes:
- the LOC139939401 gene encoding uncharacterized protein isoform X1, whose translation MAFYIKPPSGVDNLHNLSVFGKKRLRFLKQVLRCDSIGDFRELLERADTADDSECLIEGTTKDRVSHFLLRLACCQDPELASFCVRAETELFCYRFSSMNATELIRLLNSTHRFLSRLPPGCSSSCHDLLKTLKEMRAGGLTWDSIVSRYLDGSRSDSIKVPFQYVLSLVARRCVVLDRGVAEVPIADILKVMAFFFENIVLDGMADARLSVRSVISEDERMVDLLHEIRGLYYAGRRITTPDVTMECGHVSDLDIDKISICFPPCMQHLHRVLRKKHRLRHFSRIQYTLFLKEIGLPITQALRFWQREYSQTPRCHENTPGCTHNWQRDGRRYTYSIRHLYGLEGSRVNYRAHSCRSLQDCSMGHGEEGGCPFQHFDDLHLSNSMSQAGITLPTDKKQIIDLARKGNPQHACHAFFKKSVAFNLEHLLQSSASFQMADSSSNDKDDRPSKKLRLLENSCHLHENATHAKSGHDLSQVKDSLCEKRNLVKPIKTTQTNTNNQISHILPNHIVSSSVTAYQTRVCPDSSHKNPLGSHLEDSISSKQQINQDTDRTSNRVPVLLNQEEQILIENPMRRQDCSSCTIHGCPVSSSMAASTSNVDQEKHSVGSSGKHSVVLEERSGEETTSKSLISCCQQLPRCHTGSTSPQSYFMGREHLEEPNDINRHKNRQSNTRSPSSVHAGRASSESLSRASSKCCSRGPSESRSRGPSESHSRNPSAETLSRGLSENHSRDPSERHTGGPSKSYSKGPSESHFQSQLESRCRGPSESHSEGHSSESHFQGPSESHSRDPSESHPGGPSETRSRTFSNMESQNQTVNILRSIHIEKPTDYYRSYIRLLESLHQLEDSKS comes from the exons ATGGCCTTCTACATTAAACCCCCGAGTGGCGTCGATAACTTGCACAATTTATCTGTATTTGGAAAGAAACGGTTGAGGTTTCTGAAGCAGGTGTTGAGATGCGACAGCATTGGTGATTTTCGTGAGCTTTTGGAGCGCGCTGATACGGCGGACGACTCTGAGTGTTTGATTGAGGGAACCACAAAGGACAGAGTGTCTCATTTTCTTTTAAG aTTAGCTTGCTGCCAAGATCCAGAGCTAGCATCATTTTGTGTCAGAGCAGAGACAGAGTTATTCTGTTATCGATTCTCCAGCATGAACGCAACAGAACTCATTCGCCTTTTAAACTCAACACACCGGTTTTTGTCACGCCTACCTCCTGGCTGCTCTTCGAGTTGTCACGATTTACTGAAGACTTTAAAAGAGATGAGAGCTGGTGGACTGACTTGGGATAGTATCGTTTCCAGGTACCTGGATGGAAGCAGGTCAGACTCCATCAAGGTACCCTTTCAGTATGTGCTATCTCTTGTGGCCAGGAGGTGTGTGGTACTGGACAGGGGTGTGGCCGAGGTACCCATTGCAGACATTCTGAAGGTGATGGCCTTCTTCTTTGAGAACATAGTCTTAGATGGTATGGCCGATGCTCGCCTTTCTGTCCGAAGCGTAATAAGTGAAGATGAACGGATGGTCGATTTGCTTCATGAAATCAGAGGACTGTACTATGCAGGAAGGAGGATCACCACACCTGACGTAACTATGGAATGCGGACACGTGTCGGATCTGGATATCGATAAAATATCAATATGTTTCCCACCATGTATGCAGCATCTACATCGTGTGTTGCGGAAAAAACACAGGCTGAGACACTTCTCTAGG ATTCAGTACACACTGTTCCTGAAGGAGATCGGTCTGCCAATCACCCAAGCCCTGAGGTTCTGGCAAAGAGAGTACTCCCAGACGCCCCGTTGCCATGAAAACACACCTGGATGCACACATAATTGGCAGCGTGATGGAAGGAGGTACACCTATAGCATCAGACACCTGTATGGTTTGGAGGGGTCAAGGGTTAACTACAGAGCTCACAGCTGCCGTTCCTTACAG GATTGTAGCATGGGACATGGTGAAGAGGGTGGCTGTCCGTTCCAGCATTTTGACGACTTACATCTCAGCAATTCCATGAGTCAAGCTGGTATCACTTTACCAACAgataagaaacaaataatcGATCTTGCCCGAAAAGGGAACCCGCAACATGCTTGCCATGCCTTCTTCAAGAAATCAGTCGCTTTCAACCTCGAACATCTCCTGCAGTCGTCAGCCAGTTTTCAGATGGCAGATAGTAGCTCAAATGACAAAGATGATCGACCATCAAAGAAATTAAGGCTCCTTGAAAATAGTTGTCATCTTCATGAGAATGCGACTCATGCTAAGAGTGGTCATGACCTCTCTCAAGTCAAAGACAGCCTCTGTGAAAAGAGAAACCTTGTTAAGCCAATCAAAACCactcaaacaaatacaaataatcaGATAAGTCACATTCTCCCCAATCACATTGTGTCATCGAGTGTAACTGCTTATCAGACTCGTGTTTGTCCCGACAGCTCTCATAAAAACCCCTTAGGATCACACCTGGAGGACTCGATATCCagtaaacaacaaataaaccaaGACACTGACCGTACAAGCAATCGAGTCCCGGTATTATTAAACCAGGAGGAACAAATATTAATTGAGAATCCAATGAGACGTCAAGATTGTAGCTCATGCACCATCCATGGATGCCCTGTAAGCTCTAGCATGGCGGCATCCACTTCCAATGTAGATCAGGAGAAGCATTCAGTTGGAAGCTCCGGCAAGCATTCCGTAGTCCTTGAGGAGAGATCAGGTGAAGAAACAACAAGTAAGTCTTTAATCAGTTGCTGTCAACAACTACCAAGGTGTCATACGGGTAGCACATCCCCACAATCTTATTTCATGGGAAGAGAACATTTAGAGGAACCTAATGATATCAACCGGCATAAAAACAGACAATCAAATACAAGAAGCCCTTCAAGTGTCCACGCTGGAAGAGCCTCCTCTGAAAGTCTATCCAGAGCTTCATCTAAATGCTGTTCAAGAGGCCCCTCTGAAAGCCGTTCCAGAGGGCCTTCTGAAAGCCATTCCAGAAACCCATCTGCCGAAACCCTTTCGAGAGGCCTATCTGAAAACCATTCCAGAGACCCATCTGAAAGACATACAGGAGGCCCCTCCAAAAGTTATTCCAAAGGCCCATCTGAAAGCCATTTCCAAAGCCAACTTGAAAGCCGGTGCAGAGGGCCTTCTGAAAGCCATTCCGAAGGACACTCCTCTGAAAGCCATTTCCAAGGCCCTTCTGAAAGCCATTCAAGAGACCCATCAGAAAGTCATCCAGGAGGCCCCTCCGAAACCCGTTCTAGAACGTTCAGCAACATGGAATCACAAAACCAGACTGTAAACATCCTAAGAAGCATTCATATTGAAAAGCCAACAGATTACTATAGGAGTTACATTCGTCTTCTGGAGAGTCTCCATCAATTGGAGGACTCCAAATCATGA
- the LOC139939401 gene encoding uncharacterized protein isoform X2, whose translation MNATELIRLLNSTHRFLSRLPPGCSSSCHDLLKTLKEMRAGGLTWDSIVSRYLDGSRSDSIKVPFQYVLSLVARRCVVLDRGVAEVPIADILKVMAFFFENIVLDGMADARLSVRSVISEDERMVDLLHEIRGLYYAGRRITTPDVTMECGHVSDLDIDKISICFPPCMQHLHRVLRKKHRLRHFSRIQYTLFLKEIGLPITQALRFWQREYSQTPRCHENTPGCTHNWQRDGRRYTYSIRHLYGLEGSRVNYRAHSCRSLQDCSMGHGEEGGCPFQHFDDLHLSNSMSQAGITLPTDKKQIIDLARKGNPQHACHAFFKKSVAFNLEHLLQSSASFQMADSSSNDKDDRPSKKLRLLENSCHLHENATHAKSGHDLSQVKDSLCEKRNLVKPIKTTQTNTNNQISHILPNHIVSSSVTAYQTRVCPDSSHKNPLGSHLEDSISSKQQINQDTDRTSNRVPVLLNQEEQILIENPMRRQDCSSCTIHGCPVSSSMAASTSNVDQEKHSVGSSGKHSVVLEERSGEETTSKSLISCCQQLPRCHTGSTSPQSYFMGREHLEEPNDINRHKNRQSNTRSPSSVHAGRASSESLSRASSKCCSRGPSESRSRGPSESHSRNPSAETLSRGLSENHSRDPSERHTGGPSKSYSKGPSESHFQSQLESRCRGPSESHSEGHSSESHFQGPSESHSRDPSESHPGGPSETRSRTFSNMESQNQTVNILRSIHIEKPTDYYRSYIRLLESLHQLEDSKS comes from the exons ATGAACGCAACAGAACTCATTCGCCTTTTAAACTCAACACACCGGTTTTTGTCACGCCTACCTCCTGGCTGCTCTTCGAGTTGTCACGATTTACTGAAGACTTTAAAAGAGATGAGAGCTGGTGGACTGACTTGGGATAGTATCGTTTCCAGGTACCTGGATGGAAGCAGGTCAGACTCCATCAAGGTACCCTTTCAGTATGTGCTATCTCTTGTGGCCAGGAGGTGTGTGGTACTGGACAGGGGTGTGGCCGAGGTACCCATTGCAGACATTCTGAAGGTGATGGCCTTCTTCTTTGAGAACATAGTCTTAGATGGTATGGCCGATGCTCGCCTTTCTGTCCGAAGCGTAATAAGTGAAGATGAACGGATGGTCGATTTGCTTCATGAAATCAGAGGACTGTACTATGCAGGAAGGAGGATCACCACACCTGACGTAACTATGGAATGCGGACACGTGTCGGATCTGGATATCGATAAAATATCAATATGTTTCCCACCATGTATGCAGCATCTACATCGTGTGTTGCGGAAAAAACACAGGCTGAGACACTTCTCTAGG ATTCAGTACACACTGTTCCTGAAGGAGATCGGTCTGCCAATCACCCAAGCCCTGAGGTTCTGGCAAAGAGAGTACTCCCAGACGCCCCGTTGCCATGAAAACACACCTGGATGCACACATAATTGGCAGCGTGATGGAAGGAGGTACACCTATAGCATCAGACACCTGTATGGTTTGGAGGGGTCAAGGGTTAACTACAGAGCTCACAGCTGCCGTTCCTTACAG GATTGTAGCATGGGACATGGTGAAGAGGGTGGCTGTCCGTTCCAGCATTTTGACGACTTACATCTCAGCAATTCCATGAGTCAAGCTGGTATCACTTTACCAACAgataagaaacaaataatcGATCTTGCCCGAAAAGGGAACCCGCAACATGCTTGCCATGCCTTCTTCAAGAAATCAGTCGCTTTCAACCTCGAACATCTCCTGCAGTCGTCAGCCAGTTTTCAGATGGCAGATAGTAGCTCAAATGACAAAGATGATCGACCATCAAAGAAATTAAGGCTCCTTGAAAATAGTTGTCATCTTCATGAGAATGCGACTCATGCTAAGAGTGGTCATGACCTCTCTCAAGTCAAAGACAGCCTCTGTGAAAAGAGAAACCTTGTTAAGCCAATCAAAACCactcaaacaaatacaaataatcaGATAAGTCACATTCTCCCCAATCACATTGTGTCATCGAGTGTAACTGCTTATCAGACTCGTGTTTGTCCCGACAGCTCTCATAAAAACCCCTTAGGATCACACCTGGAGGACTCGATATCCagtaaacaacaaataaaccaaGACACTGACCGTACAAGCAATCGAGTCCCGGTATTATTAAACCAGGAGGAACAAATATTAATTGAGAATCCAATGAGACGTCAAGATTGTAGCTCATGCACCATCCATGGATGCCCTGTAAGCTCTAGCATGGCGGCATCCACTTCCAATGTAGATCAGGAGAAGCATTCAGTTGGAAGCTCCGGCAAGCATTCCGTAGTCCTTGAGGAGAGATCAGGTGAAGAAACAACAAGTAAGTCTTTAATCAGTTGCTGTCAACAACTACCAAGGTGTCATACGGGTAGCACATCCCCACAATCTTATTTCATGGGAAGAGAACATTTAGAGGAACCTAATGATATCAACCGGCATAAAAACAGACAATCAAATACAAGAAGCCCTTCAAGTGTCCACGCTGGAAGAGCCTCCTCTGAAAGTCTATCCAGAGCTTCATCTAAATGCTGTTCAAGAGGCCCCTCTGAAAGCCGTTCCAGAGGGCCTTCTGAAAGCCATTCCAGAAACCCATCTGCCGAAACCCTTTCGAGAGGCCTATCTGAAAACCATTCCAGAGACCCATCTGAAAGACATACAGGAGGCCCCTCCAAAAGTTATTCCAAAGGCCCATCTGAAAGCCATTTCCAAAGCCAACTTGAAAGCCGGTGCAGAGGGCCTTCTGAAAGCCATTCCGAAGGACACTCCTCTGAAAGCCATTTCCAAGGCCCTTCTGAAAGCCATTCAAGAGACCCATCAGAAAGTCATCCAGGAGGCCCCTCCGAAACCCGTTCTAGAACGTTCAGCAACATGGAATCACAAAACCAGACTGTAAACATCCTAAGAAGCATTCATATTGAAAAGCCAACAGATTACTATAGGAGTTACATTCGTCTTCTGGAGAGTCTCCATCAATTGGAGGACTCCAAATCATGA